A region of the Candidatus Anstonellales archaeon genome:
TGAAAAACGAACTGTCTCAACTTCCAAGTTTAGGTAATGCTCCTCCCCATCTATCTGGACAAAGCGCTCACCATCCTGAATTCTTCTTCCAAGTGTCCCTTCTGCTTGATATCCGACGAAGATTAGTTTATTCTTCTTCGAGCTTCCGATTGCTTTGAGATATTCAAGAACAGGCCCTCCGGTCAACATTCCGGAAGTAGATACTATAATGCATGGTGAAGAAAGAATTTTTGAGCGGTTACGTGGGCTTGCTGATTTAAAAAGGCTGCTAGAAAAGGGGTTATTGTGTGATTTTTTTGTTCTTCTTTGAATCTCAGGTTTGAAATAGTCGACATATTTTGAATAGATTTTGTTGGCTTTCTTTATCATGCCGTCAACATATATTGGGACTTGAGGAAGAAAACCGCTTCGCATATAGTCTTCCAGAACCAATAATATTTCTTGGCCCCTCCCAACCGCAAACGATGGTATAAGAACGATTCCTCCTCCTTCGAGTGTTTTTCGAACTGAGTTTGCAAGTGCTCTGCTAGCTGTCTGGATTGTTGGAAGCTTATCGGACTTCAGGCCATAGGTTCCTTCCATTATAAGTGTTCTCGCTCTTATTTTTCGGACACAGCCTTCGAGTATTTTGCCGGCGCGAACTCTAAAATCGCCGGTGTAAAGAATTCCTCCTTCTTCCTCTATCTTGACCATGGCAGAGCCAAGTATGTGTCCAGAGTGAAGGAGAGAAAACGAAGGAAATCTGCTTGACTTTATTTTCCACATAAAAGGAGTTTGAACTGCGGACGAAAGAACCCTTGAAATCTCTCTTACTGAGAAGGCCTTGCTTATGCGAGAGTAGTCTTCAAGGAGAAGTTTGGCTAGCTCGAACGTTGGTTTCGTACCATAAAGAGTCGGGGAAAAACCTTCCAAATAAAGAAATGGTAGAAAACCGATGTGGTCAAGGTGAGCGTGGGAAATAACTATGTTAGATACCCGTCTAAAAAAATCTTTGTCCAGGGATGGAATTTGGGTTTCTGCACCAAGCTTTACTCCGCAGTCTATAAGGATGTGCTTTTGCCCATCATGGACTTCTATAGCGCTTCTGCCAACTTCACCTGCTCCTCCATAAAATGAAACATTCATGAGATATCACAACATTATTATACTTCAGATGACACTTGTTTTTAGATAGAGTATGATACCTATTTTAACTTTTATAACTCTCCCGCTCATTGGAAAGAAAAAAAAGGATGAGTATACGGCGTCTAAGCCAAATGAAACAGGAGAACCTATTATTAGTTCTTGTCGGGAAGGAATATACAAAAAAATAATCGAGAGATATGCAGAAATTATTGAGGAAAGTGAAGCAAAAAGCATTTCGGAGCTCAAAGGTCTTGTAAATACAGAGGATGGTAAGATAAAGGAGATTGTAAGTGAGATAAAGAAGAAATATGATGATTATAATTATGAGCGGGATTTTACAAATGCCGCTTATGAAGCAGTTTTGTTTGTTTCAAAAATAAGGACAGTTAGCTTGCCCGTGAACTTCTGGCTTTCTTTTTCTGAAATTGTAGAAATCGGGGAAGCAGACCAGATGGATAAGGGAATTCTCCTCTGCGCCATCTTAAGGGCGTTGGGAAGCCCAAACGCAGCAGTTTTTCTCTCAGAAGCAAAAAATGTTTATGTGCTCTGGAATGTAGATGATGTTTTTTACCTTTTTGACGCAGAAAGCAACGGACTTGACACTGGCAGGGAGGAGGAAATAAAAGCAAAGATGGGAAGTAGCCTGTTATATTCATTCAACGACAAGGAGTATCGTGATTTTTCACACGTAAGCATTTCGGATTAAGAGTAGTAGCATTTCTGATTAGAGTAGTAGTTAGTGGCTAAATTAGCTATACCTGAACCTCTTTTTCTCGCTCGAGCTTCTCTTTGAGGAGGGTATAGTAAGAATCAACTTTTGAAAAGTATTGCCTTATACGCCAACTTTTATTTTGCTGGTAATAAGTCATCCAGTCATTGGAAAGCCTTGCAGACCTCTCTGCTTCTGCAGGTTTGATGTAAGCTGCTGCTATGAGACGGGGATTGGAGTAAGTTGTGATGGTGGGCTCAATTCGTTGAAGCCTTTTTTCAAGATGTTTGAGATAAGTCGCAGCAGCAAGAAGACTTTTTTTATAATCATTTTTCATCTCTTCAAATGAGAAGGGAAAGCCCAAGTCGTCAAATGTTGATTTCTTCATCTGGACAAGAGACCACGAAGGCTCTTTATTAGGAGGGATATGCTTTATATCAGAGCTATAGTTTCTTGAGTTTGGGTCTTTTTTTAATGCCTTTCCCAATGAGTTGAGCTCTGCCTCAATCTGAAAAAGACTTTTTCTATACGCTGTTTGTTCTGCACAAATAACCAAAAAAAGAGTTAAAGGGTTTATGTCAGCTGTACGTGAAACACTCAAAACGGATGAGACGAACTCCTCGCCAAAGAGAGATACTAGACCTGCATATTGGGAGAGTAGATTGCTTGGAACTTGAGTTTTTGTTGCTATTTTATCAGGTTTTGCTTGAAAAAATTTTTCTTTTTTAGCTGAGGATTGGGATTGGACGTTTAGGTTGGTGATCGAAAGGACGTAGTATGTCTTTTTTTCATCTGGATTGTATACTGTGTCTTTCTTGCAAGAGATACCGTATTTTGAAAGCTCTTCCTCAATAACTGAAAAATTTTTGTCTCTTCGAAATTCGGATTTTGAGTCAGCACCAAAAAATAGATCTATGCTTTTTCTTTTTCCTTCTAAGAGTTGTCTGAGTAGTTCGAGGGCATCTTTGCTCATAAATAGTTTCTTTTCAACTAAAGAATATAGATTTGGACGCTCTTGATGCCTTTGCTGTTCCTGCATCTGCTCAAGAAAATCAAACATGAAAAACAAAACCCCTGATTAAGCACATAGCCGCTAGGTTTATCAGTTTATTATTGGAAGGATTCATTTATTCTAACTATCCCTCCAACGCTGGCGGTTGGAGAAACAGCAGTTGCAATTAATGTGGCTTGTGCCTGCCTCTCCTCATACCCTTCGGGTTCGTCTGCGTATTTATATTTTAAGATTAATTTTCCTCTAAATTCATCACCCTCCTTTAGAGCCACTACTTCTGAGCCGCTTTTCATACATTTGACGCCTACATCTTTTCTAAACGTATAAGAAGAGCCTGGCATGATGTTGCGTCGTGTAAATGAGGGGAGGAATGCACCAGAGTATTCTTCAGTTGTACAGGCAACGTTTGTTATGGTAACTTCTTTTTGGCCGGTGTTTTTTATTGTGAAAATGAGAGAACCGTCAGTGAGTACCTGTGGAAAAGGGTCTGAGCAGGAGAAAAACTTCTGGGAAAAGATGCATTGATCTCCAAGCTTAAAGAGTGATGTGAGTGAAAAGAGGATAGCGACTACTATCACTACGACAAGGAGAGCCCAGCCGTAAGTCATAAGATATTCCATAGCTGCCTGTCCACGCTTGTTTTTTGGTAGCATTCCAATCCAACCTCAGACAACTGCAAACCCAAGGCCTTGAAGAAAGGCCTTAGTCGTAAAGAATACTATTAAAGACAAAGCGCTTAAAAAAGGTATATATCTAACTCCGTGCCACTTAGAGCCCTTCTGTATTATGCCTATGATTATGGAGGACGTGATTGAAGTAAATAGGATGACGCCTATTGAGAATACAACAAACTCATCGGGAGAGAATGGTGGTTTTGAGAGTGAGAAAAACGCAAAACCGCGCTCTACTTGAGCTGAGGGCAACTTGCTAAATGCAGCGTAAAGGGTAGAAAGCAAAGAATGAGATACGGCCATCAGAAAAGGGGAGCCTATTACACTTGCGAACAAAACAAATATTACATACATCAGGAGGGAGGAGGATATTTCTTTTGAGGTTATTTGTATATTCCTTCCGTCTTGGGCTATCTCATCTAAAACGTCAGCTGTTTTTCCTCCTGTCAGCATGCTTTGTTTTATTAAGGATACTGTACGCATAAGAAGTGGGGAATCGAAGCTTGATGCCAGCTTGTCAAGTGAAGTAGTAAATGGTTCTCCAGCAAAGGCTCTTTTTGCGGCAGCCTCCACCTCACGAGAAAGAAGACCAAACTCCGGCTTTGCTGCCTGCCAAAGCGCCTGGTCAACGGGCATGCCTGCACGTATATTTGCACTTGCAATCATTAGAAAATCAGGAAGGGTTGATTCGACCAGTTTTCTTCTCGACTCTGAGCTAAAGGAGAGATACGTGTAAGAAAGAAGAAAGAGGGTTGAGGCTGAAAGCACAATGGATATCAAATAGAGCAAGATCGAAGCTGAGAAGATTACTTTAAATGGAAAAGGGAGCTTGCCGGAAATAGCAGATGCAAGCAAGTAGAATTTCTGGGATGTATAAAGAAATCCAAATATTGCAATCGAAAGCAATATCGTAAATGAAAGGAGAAGACCAACAAGCACTTCTGCTCTTATACTAACACCTGCCATGCGAAGGGCGGCTTCAATCTTACGGATATGCTGCCGCGAAAGAGAGCGTCCTAGCTTATCAAAAAAATCTATAATGCTCATCATCCAACACCAACCCTTGGTCTTGATGCTTCGATTGCAGATACAAAGAGAAATTGAAAAAGGGATATGATTACAAAAATAACAAGAAGGAGTAGACTTCCGTTTGCGTTTGCCCAGAAACCAATAAAGGAGAGCAAAATGGAACCAAGTGCAACTCCAAGAGAGGGGAAAACGATACCAAAAACCATGAAAAACATAACTAAGGGGTAGAGTTTTTGACCATAGGCTTTTAGTGAAACTAATTGTTCGCGCGAGATTTGTTCAAGTACCGAGTCAAGAGAGTTTGCAACATCAGAACCTGAAGAAAGAGCGTTTGAAAGCTGGAGAACAACACGCCTAAACATTTGAGATGGGTTTGTTGCTGCAACTTCGTGCATGGCGGCATTCACCGGCATACCAAGAGCAGTTTTTTCTATTATTCTGTTAAATTCCTTGCTTGCTTCGCCGTAGCCTGATGAGGCGGCAGATATGGCATCGTATAGAGGAACGCCCGCCCTCAGTGAAATTAGGATATGCCTTCCGGCAAAGACAAGCTCTGATTCAATAAGACGCGCGCGTACATTGGCCTTCACTCGTGGGAAGTTCATAAAATAGAAAAATGAGAAAAGAAGGAAAAGTGGGAATAGGAACAGAAAGAAAACAGGGTTAATACGTGGCAGAAAAAGATAGGCTATTAGAAGGAGCGAAAGCGAAAGAAAGAGTGAAGAGCGCAATGCATGGTAAGCAAATGAAAGTGTGGTGTAGTTGGTTAGATTAGCCATTACAAGCTCTGACTGGAGATTCGGAAAATACTTAAGGGTGTATGAAAGAAGATTGGACAAGGAAGCAGGGATAGAAATAGATTTAGTACTATTTTCATCAGTTGGGTCTTCTTCTTTTAGCTTTCTTTTTCGGTCCATAGTTTAGATGCCCTCCCACTTAGCATTATGCTCAGCTAACGAAAGGATTTCGTCAGGTGATTGATAGTAGTTTGAGATTATGCGAGCAACTGTCTCAAGCCCGGTGTATTTGTTGCGTACCATCCATGAAAGTATTTTTGATTTTTCTTCTACGTCTTGGTCTATCTCCTTTTGAGTCAGGCCGGAGTAAAGGGAGAGTTTTTCTGAAAGCTTGTTCATCTTACCAATGGGAAGCATTCGCTGGCTTTTTATGTCAAGTCGATAGAGTACATTAGCGCCGTCACTTGAAACCTCTGCAAACTCGAATGTTTTTCGCAGATTTAAGCGGCGGTTTCTATACTGTACAACTATTCCTGAAAGCGAATCAAGCATAACCCGTGGTACGTTTATAGGAGGATTTGTAAGGCGAGTTACTGTTTCTTGTGAGTTGTCCGCATGAATCGTAGCATAAACCGAATGTCCGGTGTGCATGGCTTCAAACATTACTTGGGCTTCTCTTTCTGTGCGAACTTCTCCTAGCAGTATTCTATCAGGTCTTTGTCGAAGAGAGTTAATAAGAAGGTCAAGCATAGTGATTTCGCCCTTTCCCTCAATATTTGATTCTTTAGTTACCATTGGAATCCAATGCATAAATGATGGCAGAGTAAGCTCGCGCGTGTCTTCAATAGAGATTATGCGCTGATTAGCAGGAATAAGAGTTGCAATAGCATTTAAAAATGAAGTTTTTCCGCTTCCTGTTCCTCCAGTGACTAACAAAGACATCTCGTTTTGGACACAAAGCCATATTAGAGAGGCTATGTGCGTTGGGATACATTCTAGTTCAACAAAACGGCTAATGGTCCACGGGTTTTGGGAGAACTTTCTGATGGTAATAGTATTTCCAAAAGAGGAAACCGGATAGAGCGTCGCATTAACTCTTTCTCCGGTTGGAAGATGGGCGTCCATAAGCGGGCATAGTGTGTTTATCTGTTTTCCTATTTTCCTCCCTATCAATGCGGCATAATCGTATATATTTTCCTCAGATCTTATATACACATTCGACTTGCACCATCCCCATTTTTTGTGATATACCCAGACTGGCTCATTTGAATTATTTATTGCAATTTCTTCAAGCTTATCATCGTGCATTAGAGCTTCCAGCTCTCCAAGACCAAGTGTATTTTGGATTAGATATGAAGCAAGGACTTGTTTTGTAGAGTCAGAAAGGGATGGGAAGTTGCGTGTGAGTAAGGCAAGTGCCTTTGAATTGAACTTTTCTTTTATTTCGTCTGCTTTTTTAGAGTCAAGCATCTCTGAGACCGAAATTTTTACGCTTGAGACGAGTTCAGCCTTTAGTGTGTTTAGAACTATTTTTGTACCTTCTCCTAGTCCGGGTATGTGGAGGTTGTAGCGCGGAGTAAAGTCTGATGCAGCGCGAGTTATTTGTACATTGACAGGAATAGACTCTGAATTGAAATAGTAATTGTCAAGAATTGTGGCTTTATCTTGTTTGGCTTTATCTTGTTCGTCTTCTTTTTTGATTTTGTCTGGCATTTTATCCCTCTATTGCGCGCACCGCACACTCTTTTTAGAACATCTTTAAGAGAAAATTCTGCACTGAAGGTTTAAATGGCTTTTAGGTATGCTTCCCCCGATAGAACTCGCTTATCATCTCGCGGAGTTTGGCTCGCCTCTTTTCATATCTTTCATATTCACTTTGGGACATCTCAAATTCAGCAGTGTGAAACTGACGAGGTATTGTGGGCTGAGCAGGGTAGCTGATGCTTTCAGCTTTTTGGATAAGTTGATGGACTTTCGTTTGCAACTCTTCTTGCTGAGCTCTAAGAGAACCAAGGGAGTCCAGCAACCTTTTTACCTCGTCCTTTTTTCCTTCAAACTCTTTCATCTTTGAAATTACTGCGTCTGCCTTTTTTATTTGAGCCTCAAACTCCTCCCTGTTTGAGTTAATTTGTCCTTCTAGTTGGGAAAGTGCAACAGAAAAATCATTGTATGATTTTAGATAGTGGCTCTTGAGCTTTTCCAGGCGCTCCACTTGCTTTTGGATAGACGACTGAATTGCTTTCTTCTGCTCTTCAAGCTCAGCTTGGCTGATGGTGGGTTTTAGGCGTTCTATTTCCTCTGAGATTTTTTTGGCTGACTCAAGATTCTTTTGCAAAGTTTCTCTTAGGGCTGTTATTTTTGAAAGAGCTTCATCAATTTTGGATTTTCTACTGGCACTGTCTGATTGTGATTTGTAGTAATTCTGTATCGCAGTCAACTGAGCATCCGCCTTCTTCTTTTCTTCTTCTATATCTCGAAGATGTTGTTCTATCTCAGTTTTTATTTTTTCGTATGAAGTAGAAGAAAAAAGGAGCTCTCGTAAAAGGGATTCTGAAGAAATGAGTGAGGAAAGCTCTTCTCGCTGGAGGCGAATTGCAGATAGGACATCTTTTGCTAAATCACCAAATACGCTGGCTTTCTGCTCAATGTTGTTTAGCTCATCTTTTATCTTCATTGCTTGCTTGTCTACTTCCGCAAAACTCTTTTGTAGGCTTGTTCGAAGCGATTTATCTTTTTGTATTTCTGCATGGAGAGCAGATATACGCTCTAGAATTAGAACCAGCTCTTTTTTAATAGCTTCAAGCTCGTAGGAAGCTTTTTTGATTCGTTTTATTTGCTCGTCTATCTGAGACTGGTGAGCGGCCTTTCCGAGAAGGTTTTTTTGTTTGTCTAATTCTAACGAAATGTTGGCCCCAAGGCGCTCAATTTCTGATTTGAGAGAATTAGATCTTGCCATGAGGGCTTGATAATCTTCAACTTTACCTTTTATGCGTTCAATATCATGCTGTATCTGGATGCACTGGGTATGCAAGAAATCCGCTCTTTTATTAGTTTCGTTTATCGAAGTAGACAGGTTAGAGAGGTTCCGTTTTATGTCTTCGAGTTGGTTTGTGTGGTGAAGGTATAACGCCTCTTTTTTTTCTTGTAATTCCTTAAGAGTTTCAAGTCTTTTTTGCGTATCTAGGAGTTTTGGGTCAAGGCTCTTATAAAGTTCAAGATAATTTAACTCTAGCCGTCTTATTTGTTCGCCTTTTAATTGCACAAGAGCAAGAAGCTTTGATAGTTTGGGCTGAAGTTCGCTGTGTTGAAATCCAGCACCTCTTGACTCGACACTGAAACCAAAGCTTTTTGGATCGGTGATTATCTCTCCACCAGCTGTCCAAACAAGATAGGTTTTTGTAAGTAGATACTCAATTTTTATTATTCCTTCCTCCTCTAATATGCGAGCCCACTCCTCAAGACGCTCTTTTGGAATTGCAAGTGCACTGGCAGCTTCTTCAAGCAAAACTTTTTTTTTGTTATAGAGAAGCTTTATTAAGGCGTCAACGCCTGTGCGAATCTCATTTTCATCTACGGCCATGAATGAAGATACCCTCCGTAAATATATAAATATCATTCTTGAAACTGATATTGTATGGATAGCAAAACCCCACCTAAAAAAAGGCAGTTTCATCCGATTGAAAACCTTAAAAATCAAAACAAGATATTGCATCGTTTTGGAGAAGTAGGATTGAGGGTTTTCGCAGCGATTGACGGAGTAAAAAGCAGGGATAGAATAATTGATGAGGCTCGTTGCACTGAAAAGGAATACGAAGAAATAATCTCATTTATGGAGGCATATGATATGCTGGATAAAGGGGGGAGTAATGGGGAGGAGCACGAAAGCAAAGAAGATAGTAAAAGTATTGACGAAGAGGGAGCTGAGAGGGTAAATATTAAACCGGAAATTACGGTTTCTCAAACTATTACACCGTCAGCATCTAGGAAGGAGATGACTAAGGAAGAGGAACGACTTGCTCAACTTTCTCCGCTTGAAAAAAAAATTTACAAAAAATACGGAGAGATAGGAGTAAACATTTATCATCTCATAGATGGCGAAAAAACTGCTGAACAGATCCTTCATGAAGTTGGAATTTCGGAAGTAAAGCTTGTTGAGATACTTGAGTTTTTAGAGAATGAAGGGATAATCAAAATTGAAAAGCAATCCCCTCCACTCGTGGCCGACCAAAAAATTGTCGACCAAAAGATTGAAAAGGATGTGGCAGAGGGTGTTTTCTATGAAGGATGGGAAGAAAAGAGAGGTAGAAAAGAATTGTTTGCCCCTATAGTTGAGGAGAAGGATTATTTTGATGAGGGTTCAGCCGTGCCAAAAGATGAGACTGCGGCTAGTGTAATACCTATAGATATACCGTTAAAAAAGAAGATTGGATTAGTTAAAGAGACTAGAATAAAGGCAGGAATTATATTGAAGTTTGGATCTGCAGGTTCGCGAGTATACGAGTTAATCAACGGTGTGAATGATGCTATAGATATCGCACTTGAGACTAAACTATCCCTTGAAACCTTGGATAAGATTTTTGAGTGGTTAGGGCAAGAAAAGGCTGTGTTGTTCAAAAGAATGAAACGAGAGGAAATCAGAAAAAAATATGGTGAAGAGGGGCTTATGATATACAAGAAATACGGAAGAGAGGGCATTTTGTTGTATGAGCTGATAGGGAGGGAAAAGAAACTGAAAGATGTTATTATTACAAGCAAACTTCCCCCTGCAAGGGCGGTGGATATCCTGCTTTTTATTCACTCTGCATTGAATCTGGATTTACCGATAGATAAGAAAACGTTATACAATGAGCTTGGGCTCTAAGCGAGAAACTTTAAAGAGAGTACCGATCGAAAAGGAGTTAGTTATTTAAAGGGAAGTTGAAAAAATAAAGTGGGGATCGCTGTCGTTAAGAAAGTTTAAGAAGGCTTTAAGGAGGAACGTGTATGTTTTATTATCACGAACGCTCAAAAACTAAGATTTCTGGCTCAGGAGCAAAGCTAAGGAAATCGCATGATAAGAAACTTCGCTTCAAAGGGAATCCGCCAGTGGCGACGAAAGTTTCAGAGGGGGACGAAAGAGAGACCGTAAGAGGCCGGGGAGGATGCATAAAAGTCAAACTCAAGAAAGCACAAAAGGTGAATGTAGTTACTCCCCAAGGCATAAAAAAAGTGCAAATTCGCGGAGTGCTTGAAACCCCAGATAATAGGCATCACGCAAGGCAAAGGATAATTACTAAGGGAGCTATCATCGATACTGAACTGGGAAGAGTAAAGATAACAAATAGGGTAGGGCAAAACGGAGTGGTTAATGGAATTCTGCTTCAAAATAATTAGTCACTTTTTTGCTTTCCATGGTACATTTGCATTATCGCAGAATGTGATTATCTTCTTTCGTTGGCTTGAATCAAGGCCTTTCCAATCTATAAGGACGTATTGCGTCTTTTCAACGCATTTTTCTATTCCTTGCAAAAATGTCTCGTAGTCTATCTCATCTACCTTGTATTTAGGGAGTATGTGGCCCACTGCCTCTGATGATTCCAAAGCTATTTTTGAGAAAAGTGGAGCATAATGGCCCCCACCGACCCCAAATATAGTTGGATATTCCTTCTGACTTTTAATTCCGTCAACAATGGCTTTGGCGCAAATCTCAGCAGCCGTTTTATCCCCCCACTCTTTGGAAGTGCTTCCTATTTCAACAAAAATGACTGGGAGAGAGCAGGTTGGTCCGTGGTGGTCAACTTCAAGACATACCTGCCAGTCAAGACCTAGATCTTCGACCTGACTTTTTATTGAGACGAGGATATCCTTCATTTTTGATGCATAAGCCACATTGAGGGTTTTATCTTTGCCCCCCATCTGGGCTTTCCCCCAATTTCCAGGGAGGTGCACGGAAAGAGTCCTTATTTTCCTCTCGGATTTATGTGTCGAAGGGACGATTAGGTAGTCTGTTTGTAAGTCGCAGGATATTTCAAGAACAGAATTGTTTGTCTCAATTATTTGTGTAGAGGGTAAAGAAAAATTCTCCTTGAGTGCAGTTGCGATGTTGAGACTTGCTTGATTTGTAGATGAGTAAACTACAGCTGGCATGGTGGGGTTTTGTATTGGCAAATATTTAAATTAAAGTGAGAAAAATGTTAATTAATATGTTATATCGATTTGACGATTTCGAGCGCTTCAAAAGTAGCGCGGTTGCGCACGGCGTAAAGGAGGATCTGGACCAGCTTAAAGGGCTTAGCATTCTATTTTTTGAGACCTATCCCAAATATATGATAATAAAGATGGTCTCTTATGAGGGTGACCCTAACATAGTAGTTATTCTATCTAAAAAGTTTTCAATGGTTTATCCGGTAATAAAGAATAAAGTTGGAGTCAGCTTAAGCAAGCTAAAAATGGAGAGTAAGTGGGGGGAGAGTACATATTTGGCTTATGTGACTTTTAGATACGTGCTTGAAGGCTATCAGAGATATTTCAAAACGCTTGATTTGGAACTTGATGCGGCTGACAATTCGCTTAATCTGGATGAAATAGAGCGTATAAGCAAGAAGATAAAGAAGTTTAGAGATCTTGTAGATGATTTCTTGCACCTCCTTATTCGCGCAGAGGACAAAGACATAAAGTTTGTAGATACGGCTGTGCTTGCTTATGAATTTGACCTTTTGCTTGCGCAAACAAGACACTTGGCCGACAGGTGTAGAACTGCAAAAAAGGAGTTAAATGTAATTCGGCAGAAATGTGATGTTTTTCAGACCATGAATCTTAACAAGAATATTGAAAAATTAACCAAGATTATGATGTTTTTGACGATAGTGGGAATTGTGATTTCAGTCCCAAACACTATTGCTACAATTTATGGGATAGGTAAGATAGCCGAAGGGACTAGTGAGGCGTTTATCTGGGGCGCCATTTCGATTAGTTTTTTGATTTCGATTTTTCTTTCCTTTGCATATCTCCACTATTATATGAAGAAATAGTGACGAGCGTTTCTTTATGTATATGAATTTTTTTGAGAGGAACATCCCTGTTTGGGGTGAAAGAGGGCAGAGAAGAATCAGAAGCTCCAGGGTCGCAATCATCGGATTTGGGGGGATAGGTCAAGCAACATTTGTGAACCTCTTGCGTGCAGGAGTGAAGAGGTTCTCTGTGGTTGACCCAGATTATTTTGACATTTCTAATATGAATCGCCAATCGCTATGCTTTCTTGGAGAGCTTGGAAAGAAGAAAATCAAGTCTGCAGAGAAGTATGCAAAAAGTATAAACCCAGAAGCTGCACTTGACGGATATGCAGAAAAATTCTGTGAGAAAAACGCTGCAAAGATTCTTGAGGGATGCGATATTGCAATAGATGGTCTTGATACGTTTTCAGATAGGGTTGTTTTGCACAGAGAGTGTAGAAAACGTGGAATTCCGTCTGTTTTCTGCTCTGCTTTGGGAAGCATGGGTATGTGTTCTGTATTTGATGTTGAAAGCAGATTTGACTTTGAGGAGGTATTCTCAAGGGCGGGAAGGCTGGCAAAAAGATGCGATTCTATTGTTTCTCCCGCAGCACAGATGGCAGGCACTCTTGCCTCGGCTTTGGCACTTGCAGTTATTCTGAAAAGGCCGCATGTGTGTGCTCCGGAATTTATTTTGTTTGATGTTTTTTCAAAAAGACCGGTAAGGAACGTAAGGCTTGCGTGAGTGGTTTATGAAAGCCTTTGGATTTGAGGTCGTTTACAAAGAATTCTGCCAGTCTGGACCATATTTTGAGATAAAGCCAACACAGCCAATGAAGATTAATCTTGAATTGTGCAAGGATAAATTGCGGGCGGGTAGGACATCTGTTGCAAACAAATATTTCATATGCATTAGAATAGATAAACAGGAAGTTATTTTGTATAGTAATGGAAAAATCGTTGTAAGGGGAAGCGCAAGAAAGGATATTGCGCAAAAGATTGCCAAGTTGATCTATGACTCAATTCAGAGGTGAGGGGACGGTCAGGAGAAGCATAACTTTTTTGATAATTTTTTTGTCTGCGATTATTGCACTTGGATGCTTAAAGACAGAAAGCTCTGCTTCGCTGGGTGAGATAATAATAACCAATTCCACTGGACAGAAAATCTTGCTATTTGTTGAAATAGCAGATACATATGAAAAGAGAATGCGGGGGCTTATGTATAGGGAGTCACTGCCAAAGGGAGGCGGCATGTTATTTGTTTTTGAGGATTCTGCACCTCGCATATTCTGGATGAAAAATACGCTTATTCCTCTTGATATTATATTCATTGATGAAGAGGGCGCCGTAGTTGCGATCGTGGAAAATGCCCAACCGTGTCTTGTGGATCCTTGTAAAACCTATTCTTCCAAGGAAAACGCAAAATATGTGCTTGAAGTGGAGGGTGGATTTGCTAGAAAAAACGGGGTTTCGGTTGGAAGCAATATAGAAATTAAGCTGGGAAGCTAAGAATCCGATGCTTTTATAATTATCTGTTTGTTATTTCT
Encoded here:
- a CDS encoding CorA family divalent cation transporter; the encoded protein is MLYRFDDFERFKSSAVAHGVKEDLDQLKGLSILFFETYPKYMIIKMVSYEGDPNIVVILSKKFSMVYPVIKNKVGVSLSKLKMESKWGESTYLAYVTFRYVLEGYQRYFKTLDLELDAADNSLNLDEIERISKKIKKFRDLVDDFLHLLIRAEDKDIKFVDTAVLAYEFDLLLAQTRHLADRCRTAKKELNVIRQKCDVFQTMNLNKNIEKLTKIMMFLTIVGIVISVPNTIATIYGIGKIAEGTSEAFIWGAISISFLISIFLSFAYLHYYMKK
- a CDS encoding DUF192 domain-containing protein, translating into MTQFRGEGTVRRSITFLIIFLSAIIALGCLKTESSASLGEIIITNSTGQKILLFVEIADTYEKRMRGLMYRESLPKGGGMLFVFEDSAPRIFWMKNTLIPLDIIFIDEEGAVVAIVENAQPCLVDPCKTYSSKENAKYVLEVEGGFARKNGVSVGSNIEIKLGS
- a CDS encoding ThiF family adenylyltransferase, giving the protein MNFFERNIPVWGERGQRRIRSSRVAIIGFGGIGQATFVNLLRAGVKRFSVVDPDYFDISNMNRQSLCFLGELGKKKIKSAEKYAKSINPEAALDGYAEKFCEKNAAKILEGCDIAIDGLDTFSDRVVLHRECRKRGIPSVFCSALGSMGMCSVFDVESRFDFEEVFSRAGRLAKRCDSIVSPAAQMAGTLASALALAVILKRPHVCAPEFILFDVFSKRPVRNVRLA